The Pyrus communis chromosome 2, drPyrComm1.1, whole genome shotgun sequence genome includes a window with the following:
- the LOC137724602 gene encoding uncharacterized protein: MALTVKNKLRLVDGAIKKPSEEHFEELQQWNRCNNLVKTWLLGSMSKEISGSVIHCKDARQMWLDLQERFSHVNIVQLFHIENKIHDCIQGNMTKEITFYIETQKTMKFLMGLNESYSTVRSNTLLLEPLPTVNKAYSLVLHHERQVEVSSGKSTAQPEVAVFAVKGAGRETKSEEGGLRCGKCNKTNHITKIFRAYLKCTFCGWKGHSYEYCRKRKAVAEIEPSHYLKKIANKSSKC; the protein is encoded by the exons ATGGCCTTGACGgtcaaaaacaaattaaggCTTGTTGATGGAGCGATCAAGAAGCCAAGTGAAGAACACTTTGAAGAGTTACAACAATGGAATCGATGCAACAACCTGGTGAAAACGTGGTTGCTCGGTTCCATGTCAAAGGAAATCTCTGGGAGCGTCATACACTGCAAGGATGCACGGCAGATGTGGCTTGACCTACAAGAAAGGTTTTCTCATGTGAACATTGTCCAATTGTTTCACATAGAAAACAAGATTCACGACTGCATACAAGGGAATATGACG AAGGAGATCACCTTCTACATTGAAACCCAGAAGACGATGAAGTTTCTCATGGGTTTGAACGAATCTTACTCTACCGTTCGCAGCAATACTCTCCTTCTTGAGCCTCTGCCCACCGTAAACAAGGCTTATTCACTTGTTCTTCACCATGAGAGGCAAGTCGAAGTCTCAAGTGGAAAGAGCACTGCCCAACCAGAAGTTGCTGTGTTTGCTGTGAAGGGTGCAGGTCGAGAGACGAAATCTGAAGAAGGTGGTCTACGATGTGGAAAGTGTAACAAGACTAACCATATCACAAAGATCTTCCGTGCCTATCTCAAATGCACTTTCTGCGGGTGGAAAGGCCATTCATATGAGTATTGCCGCAAAAGAAAAGCAGTTGCAGAAATCGAACCAAGTCATTATCTCAAGAAAATTGCAAACAAATCCTCCAAATGTTGA